The following coding sequences lie in one Oncorhynchus gorbuscha isolate QuinsamMale2020 ecotype Even-year linkage group LG10, OgorEven_v1.0, whole genome shotgun sequence genomic window:
- the LOC124046370 gene encoding histone deacetylase 1 — translation MALSSQGTKKKVCYYYDGDVGNYYYGQGHPMKPHRIRMTHNLLLNYGLYRKMEIYRPHKANGEEMTKYHSDDYIKFLRSIRPDNMSEYSKQMQRFNVGEDCPVFDGLFEFCQLSTGGSVAGAVKLNKQQTDIAINWAGGLHHAKKSEASGFCYVNDIVLAILELLKYHQRVLYIDIDIHHGDGVEEAFYTTDRVMTVSFHKYGEYFPGTGDLRDIGAGKGKYYAVNYPLRDGIDDESYEAIFKPIMAKVMEMYQPSAVVLQCGADSLSGDRLGCFNLTIKGHAKCVEYMKSFNLPLLMLGGGGYTIRNVARCWTYETAVALDSAIPNELPYNDYFEYFGPDFKLHISPSNMTNQNTNDYLEKIKQRLFENLRMLPHAPGVQMQAIPEDAVQEDSGDEEEEDPNKRISIRAHDKRIACDEEFSDSEDEAEGQGGGRRNAASFKKAKRTKTEEDKEGEEKKAGDEKKADEKKEVKEEKVPDEEKMDTSTKGPKEESKTP, via the exons ATGGCGCTGAGTTCTCAAGGAACAAAGAAAAAAGTTTGCTACTATTATGATG GTGATGTTGGGAATTACTACTATGGCCAGGGCCACCCCATGAAGCCACACCGTATCCGCATGACACACAACCTCTTGCTGAACTATGGTCTCTACAGAAAGATGGAGATATAC CGACCTCACAAAGCCAATGGCGAGGAGATGACCAAGTACCACAGTGACGACTACATCAAGTTCCTGCGTTCCATTCGGCCAGACAACATGTCAGAGTACAGCAAACAGATGCAGAGAT TTAACGTTGGAGAGGATTGCCCTGTGTTTGATGGCCTGTTTGAGTTCTGCCAGCTCTCAACAGGAGGCTCTGTTG CTGGAGCTGTGAAGCTGAACAAACAGCAGACAGACATTGCCATTAACTGGGCCGGAGGCCTCCATCATGCCAAGAAGTCGGAGGCGTCAGGTTTCTGCTATGTGAATGACATTGTGCTCGCCATTCTGGAGTTACTGAA ATACCACCAGAGAGTACTGTACATAGACATTGATATCCACCATGGAGATGGAGTGGAGGAGGCGTTTTACACCACAGACAGGGTCATGACTGTGTCCTTCCACAAGTATGGAGAGTACTTCCCCGGCACCGGAGACCTGAGG GATATTGGCGCCGGGAAGGGCAAGTACTATGCTGTGAATTACCCTCTGAGAGATGGTATAGACGACGAGTCTTACGAAGCCATATTCAAACCT ATCATGGCTAAGGTGATGGAGATGTACCAGCCTAGTGCAGTGGTTCTTCAGTGTGGAGCTGACTCCCTCTCAGGAGACAGGCTTGGCTGCTTTAACCTCACCATCAAAGGCCATGCTAAGTGTGTGGAGTACATGAAGAGCTTCAACCTGCCCCTGCTGATGCTGGGTGGTGGAGGCTACACCATCCGGAACGTGGCCCGCTGCTGGACCTATGAGACAGCTGTGGCCCTGGACAGCGCCATACCCAATG AGCTTCCATACAATGATTACTTTGAGTACTTTGGGCCGGACTTCAAACTGCACATCAGTCCCTCCAACATGACCAACCAGAACACCAACGACTACCTGGAGAAGATCAA GCAGCGTCTGTTTGAGAACCTGCGCATGCTGCCCCATGCCCCGGGTGTTCAGATGCAGGCCATCCCAGAAGATGCTGTGCAGGAGGACAGtggagacgaggaggaggaagacccTAACAAACGCATCTCCA TCCGTGCCCACGATAAGAGGATAGCATGTGACGAGGAGTTCTCCGACTCTGAGGACGAGGCTGAGGGTCAAGGGGGCGGACGCAGAAATGCAGCCAGCTTCAAGAAGGCCAAGAGGACCAAGACTGAGGAAGACAAAGAGGGTGAGGAGAAGAAAGCAGGTGACGAAAAGAAAGCTGATGAGAAGAAAG AAGTTAAAGAAGAAAAGGTGCCAGATGAGGAGAAAATGGACACCTCCACAAAGGG GCCAAAAGAGGAGTCCAAGACACCGTGA